In the Ignavibacteriales bacterium genome, CAATAATTTTACTGTTAATTCAATTTGGTAAATAAATTTGAGAGAATTTAGAAATGGCTGAGAATATAGGATTAAGTTTTTTTGACTATCTAATAATAATTATCAAGTGGAAGAAGTTCTTAATTTCACTTGCCGTAGTGGTAGCCGTTTTATCATATCTTGGGGTCTACTTTTTAATTCCGCCTCAGTATGATGCCACAGCGGTTATTGTTCCCTCCGAACAAGATCAGATGGGTGGTATCACCTCTCTCTTAAAAAGTTTTTCAAATCTTCCTGTTAGCATTCCAGGATTAAAAAAATCTACCAGTACAGATATCTACAAGACAATTATTTATAGTCGCACATCAATGGAAAAATTGATCGAGAAATTCGGGTTGTACAAAGAATATGGTTACCATACAATGGATGAGACTATCAATGAGGCAAGAAGTCACGTCTTTGCAGAGGAAACAAAAGAAAACGCGTATGAGATTACTGTCCGTGCCAGTTCACCCAAGAAAGCAGAAGAGATGTCTAACTTTCTTGTAGATCAACTTAACAGTACAATAATAGAAATGGATGTTAGAAAATCGAAAGAGAACAAAGAATTTCTTGCTAATCGGTATAGTGAAATCAAAGACAACTTGAAGAATTCTGAAGATTCTCTAACCAGATTTCAACAGGCGACAGGAATCTTGATGGCAGAAGACCAGACTAAGGCTTCAATTGAGGCGTACACCAAGCTGGAAGCTGACTTAGCTGCAAAACAGACAGAACTTTCGATTGTACAAAAACTTTATGGTCAAGATTCTCCGCAAGCATATAATTCAAAGATCTCAGTTACCGAGTATGAGAATAAGCTGAACAAAATCAAAGCTGGTACGGATGGTAACAATCTATTTCTTGCTATTAAAAATCTTCCCTCAAAAGCGATGAACTACTTACGCCGTTACAGAGATGTTAAGATCAATCAGGCAATGCTGGAATTCATAATTCCTCTTTATGAACAAGCTCGTTTTGAGGAACAAAAAAATATTCCTTTTCTCCAAATCATAGATCATGCTAAAGCACCCGAGAAAAAAGCTTATCCCAAACGTTTTACTATTACAATAGTTATTACTGCAATCATAATGTTCATAATGATTTTTGTAGTTATTCTACGCGAAGTCGCGGGAAATTCCGATGATCCGAAAGTTAAATTTGTAAGGAATAATTTATTTTCATTCCGAACGAAAAAGATCTAAAAGCGCTGCTAAATTGAAAATCATTACAGACTTTAACGATAACCAATATTCTGTAAAGAATAATATTCAGTTATTCTCCATTGGTATAGGATTCAGTATTGTACTTGTACTTTCTTTTTACTTTGGGCTACCACTAGAATTATTTTTTCTTTTATTGGGTGTAATTATTTGTTCCGCTTTATTATTTAGTTTCAATCTGACATATTATATTTTTTTGGCACTAGCTTTTGTTCCATATGTGTACATTTTGAGAGTCCATCCCGCAGTTGTTTTTTCGATATTTTTATTGATAAGTGCCTTGATAAATTTCAAAGGCAATCTAATCAAAGAAGTTAATAACCAATTATGGTTTCCACTTTTACTTTATTTTGTTTCGACTCTACCTTCTTTTGTAAATACACCAGCTCCTCTTTTAAG is a window encoding:
- a CDS encoding Wzz/FepE/Etk N-terminal domain-containing protein; amino-acid sequence: MAENIGLSFFDYLIIIIKWKKFLISLAVVVAVLSYLGVYFLIPPQYDATAVIVPSEQDQMGGITSLLKSFSNLPVSIPGLKKSTSTDIYKTIIYSRTSMEKLIEKFGLYKEYGYHTMDETINEARSHVFAEETKENAYEITVRASSPKKAEEMSNFLVDQLNSTIIEMDVRKSKENKEFLANRYSEIKDNLKNSEDSLTRFQQATGILMAEDQTKASIEAYTKLEADLAAKQTELSIVQKLYGQDSPQAYNSKISVTEYENKLNKIKAGTDGNNLFLAIKNLPSKAMNYLRRYRDVKINQAMLEFIIPLYEQARFEEQKNIPFLQIIDHAKAPEKKAYPKRFTITIVITAIIMFIMIFVVILREVAGNSDDPKVKFVRNNLFSFRTKKI